The following is a genomic window from Flavobacteriales bacterium.
AGGGGAGGAGTGATCAGTGATACTTCTCTTTGGTCAAATAATTCTGCACATAATCCTCTACACCCTCTCTCAGTTTCATGAAGGGATGGTCATAACCGATGCTCCTGAGTTTGCTCATGTCTGCCTCGGTGTAGTATTGGTATGTATCTCGGATATCCTTAGGCGTATCGATGAATTCGATAACAGGATCCTTATCCAATGCGGCAAAGGTGCTTTCGGCCAATTCGCGGAATGACTCGGCCCTACCTGTCCCCAGATTGTACAATCCGCTGTCTTTGCGGTGATGCATGAGCCAGTACATCACCTCGACCACATCTTTCACATAGATGAAGTCGCGCAGCTGCATTCCGTCCTCATAGTCCTCGCGGTGACTTCGGAATAGCTTGACCTTACCATTCTCCTTGATCTGATTGAAAGCATGAAAGACTACACTGGCCATACGCCCTTTATGATATTCATTGGGTCCATAGACATTGAAGAACTTCAACCCCGCCCAATAGAACGGCTTCTTCTCCTGCTTCAAGGCCCACTTATCGAAATCGTTCTTGCTGTCACCATAGGGGTTCAGCGGTTTGAGCTTCTCCACAATTTCATGACTGTCCACATAGCCATG
Proteins encoded in this region:
- the rfaD gene encoding ADP-glyceromanno-heptose 6-epimerase is translated as MIIITGAAGFIGSCLVSKLNQEDFNDLILVDDFEKAEREGKMPNLEDKTYTALVDRKDLIQWLDENERFVQFIFHIGARTDTTEFDTEIFDELNLNYTKALWNKCIEHALPMVYASSAATYGLGEHGYVDSHEIVEKLKPLNPYGDSKNDFDKWALKQEKKPFYWAGLKFFNVYGPNEYHKGRMASVVFHAFNQIKENGKVKLFRSHREDYEDGMQLRDFIYVKDVVEVMYWLMHHRKDSGLYNLGTGRAESFRELAESTFAALDKDPVIEFIDTPKDIRDTYQYYTEADMSKLRSIGYDHPFMKLREGVEDYVQNYLTKEKYH